The following are from one region of the Spirosoma rhododendri genome:
- a CDS encoding response regulator — protein MRKPTTICVIDDDRMYTLILGKQLKATSCCDNLLVFHHGLAAWEYFSPLMALAERLPDIILLDLNMPVMDGWQFLDEFSQLKPAKPITIYIVSSSIDPADHQKAATYPAVAHFYIKPISRNDLAAIVGT, from the coding sequence ATGAGAAAGCCAACGACAATCTGCGTGATTGATGATGACAGGATGTACACGCTGATTTTGGGCAAGCAACTGAAAGCAACTAGTTGTTGTGACAACTTACTCGTGTTTCATCACGGCCTAGCGGCGTGGGAGTACTTCAGCCCCCTAATGGCTCTAGCAGAGCGGTTACCCGATATAATCCTACTTGATTTAAACATGCCCGTCATGGACGGCTGGCAGTTTCTGGATGAGTTTAGTCAACTCAAACCCGCTAAGCCCATCACGATCTATATTGTCAGCTCGTCGATTGATCCGGCTGACCATCAAAAGGCGGCGACCTACCCGGCAGTGGCGCATTTCTACATCAAGCCCATCAGCCGAAACGATCTCGCCGCGATCGTAGGGACCTAG
- a CDS encoding DUF5712 family protein: MVTNFSSPIKGANAGSCQRLADYLEKENNQLAPNQREEFFCAQHDKVSVVDVVASIDQNGAAQGLKSGQDRFYTFTVDPSQKELAHIAGDTEQLRAYTRQVMENYAANFGKGIESGDLVWFAKIEHSRSYSHTDQAVQDGTAQKGQPKEGDQTHVHVIVSRFKEREHDRERTMSLSPLTNHRQAGGAIGNGFDRVNFIQANERSFDALTGYQREQTETFAHAKAATSAHQIDRLATREQAIKASIERDRPQQIEPLRERSHQPDQTQSNSLSL; this comes from the coding sequence ATGGTAACTAACTTTTCTTCGCCCATCAAAGGGGCCAATGCCGGTAGCTGTCAGCGGCTAGCGGACTACCTGGAGAAAGAGAATAATCAACTTGCCCCTAACCAGCGGGAAGAGTTTTTCTGCGCTCAGCACGACAAAGTCAGCGTCGTTGACGTGGTGGCCAGCATCGACCAGAACGGAGCCGCACAGGGCCTGAAATCGGGCCAGGATCGATTCTACACCTTCACCGTTGATCCCAGTCAAAAAGAGCTAGCCCACATTGCTGGCGATACTGAGCAATTGCGGGCCTACACCCGGCAGGTCATGGAGAACTACGCGGCCAATTTTGGAAAGGGAATAGAAAGCGGGGACTTAGTATGGTTCGCCAAGATTGAGCACAGCCGCAGCTACTCCCATACCGATCAGGCCGTGCAGGACGGTACCGCCCAGAAGGGCCAGCCCAAAGAAGGCGATCAGACCCATGTACACGTGATCGTCAGCCGCTTCAAAGAGCGGGAACACGACCGGGAGCGGACGATGTCGCTGTCTCCGCTAACCAACCACCGGCAGGCCGGGGGGGCTATCGGCAACGGCTTCGACCGGGTGAATTTCATTCAGGCCAACGAGCGCAGCTTTGACGCCCTGACGGGCTACCAGCGTGAGCAGACCGAAACCTTTGCCCACGCCAAAGCCGCCACCAGTGCCCACCAGATCGACCGGTTAGCCACCCGTGAACAGGCTATCAAAGCCAGTATAGAAAGAGACCGCCCGCAGCAGATCGAGCCGCTACGCGAACGCAGTCATCAACCCGATCAAACCCAATCCAACTCCTTAAGCCTATAA
- a CDS encoding recombinase family protein translates to MQTLPQTFVAYYRVSTKKQGQSGLGLDAQRSSVLSFVKDRTQLIGEFCDIESGKNDQRPELLKAVQFAKQHNARLVIAKLDRLSRNLTFVSSLMDSRVSFVCADMPDANEFTIHIFAALAQQERKMISERTKKALDEKLLRIGQWRKGANSFLRPEVSRKAAQSNRQRAADNEHNRKATELIVALRAANVSYLEIARRLNRAGFRTAQGHHFQATQVIRLASRLNKP, encoded by the coding sequence ATGCAAACCCTACCCCAGACCTTCGTGGCCTACTACCGGGTCTCCACCAAAAAGCAGGGCCAGTCCGGTCTGGGCCTCGACGCCCAGCGCAGCAGCGTGCTTAGCTTCGTCAAAGACCGGACCCAGCTCATCGGTGAGTTTTGTGATATCGAGTCGGGCAAGAATGACCAACGGCCCGAACTTTTAAAAGCGGTGCAGTTTGCCAAACAGCATAATGCCCGGCTGGTCATCGCTAAACTCGATCGGTTAAGTCGCAACTTGACGTTCGTGTCGTCGTTGATGGATTCGCGCGTCAGCTTTGTCTGTGCCGACATGCCTGATGCCAATGAGTTTACCATTCATATCTTTGCGGCCCTGGCCCAGCAGGAGCGCAAGATGATCAGTGAGCGTACCAAGAAAGCCCTCGACGAAAAACTGCTCCGCATTGGTCAATGGCGGAAGGGGGCTAACTCGTTTCTCAGACCCGAGGTGTCGCGTAAAGCGGCTCAGTCGAATCGCCAGCGGGCGGCCGATAATGAGCACAACCGCAAAGCGACCGAATTAATCGTAGCCTTGAGAGCCGCTAACGTGAGTTACCTCGAGATTGCCCGCCGGTTGAATCGGGCTGGCTTTAGGACGGCCCAAGGGCATCACTTTCAGGCCACCCAAGTAATCCGGTTAGCCAGTCGATTAAACAAACCATGA
- a CDS encoding nucleotide-binding protein, whose protein sequence is MIYTTGGIKGGSGKSTVATNLVVLLTGLERDVLLVDADDQETSTDFTALREERTDSKAGYTAIQLSGTAILKQIPKLAERYQDIVIDTGGRDTDSQRAALTVSDVYLVPFKPRSFDIWTIEKVQSIVEQAQVINQKLRAFVFLNMADPRGEENFEAAELLQQSESLEFVKSTLGHRKAFSNAAANGLGVLELKGDEKAAIEFRNLYESIQTSLTSR, encoded by the coding sequence ATGATTTATACAACAGGTGGAATTAAGGGAGGTAGTGGTAAGAGCACCGTCGCTACTAACTTGGTTGTTTTATTGACAGGTTTAGAAAGAGATGTATTGTTAGTTGATGCTGATGATCAAGAAACTAGTACTGACTTTACTGCATTGCGTGAAGAACGTACAGACAGTAAGGCAGGGTATACCGCAATACAGCTTTCGGGAACAGCTATTCTTAAACAGATCCCGAAACTGGCAGAGCGCTATCAAGATATAGTGATTGACACAGGTGGAAGAGACACAGATAGCCAAAGAGCCGCTCTAACAGTATCTGATGTATATCTTGTCCCGTTTAAGCCTAGGAGTTTTGATATATGGACTATAGAGAAAGTACAGAGTATTGTTGAGCAAGCGCAGGTGATCAATCAAAAGCTAAGAGCCTTCGTGTTTCTGAACATGGCAGATCCGAGGGGGGAAGAGAACTTTGAAGCTGCTGAGTTACTGCAACAGTCAGAGTCTTTAGAATTTGTCAAATCCACTTTAGGCCATCGCAAGGCATTCTCAAATGCGGCAGCTAACGGCTTAGGAGTACTAGAATTGAAAGGCGATGAAAAAGCCGCTATTGAGTTCAGAAATCTATACGAAAGTATCCAAACGTCTTTAACAAGTAGGTAA
- a CDS encoding sensor histidine kinase — protein MQTKIDLYQKTVPLAQLGIWEHNLLTGELYWNTIVRAIYEVAADFTPSLKQTLQFYPDKEAVRGLINQVLQTHQPKTGVFQLQAISGRVKWVRLRANVHLERDVCTTIHGTLEDITQERASIQANLAQEQQFHQAFDFAPIGMALVSLAGNWLKANDSLCQLLGYTEAELRQITFQEITFGDDLASDLNQMHRLLAGTIDRYSIEKRYIHKRGQLIWTLLHVSLVRDQQNTPLYFVSQIKDISERKNYIELLQWQRQRLDNIIQSTGVGTWEWDVPSDNVICNPRASAIVGYDPDELSDCQMTAWHKLIHPDDQLANTQLLTQCFQHQMDFYVSECRMRHKDGYWIWVEIRGKVMEWTSSGQPRFMLGTYLDIHARRSLQEEQRKTLTVVSNQNSRLLNFAHIVSHNLRSHAGNIQMLTDMLIQEVDEQERQEYITMLQLNATNLQETLLHLNEVINVQAVDKRSKKPVGLRHEVERILTILSEPLRQVEAQVQTEISEQLVVHYDPAYLESVLLNLVSNCIKYRHPDRVLSIRLVALPVAEGHQLQVIDNGVGIDLKRHGHKLFGMYKTFHGNADARGIGLFLIKHQIEAMAGQLSVESQVNAGTTFTVTIQA, from the coding sequence ATGCAGACAAAAATTGACTTATATCAAAAAACAGTACCGCTGGCCCAGCTAGGTATATGGGAGCACAACCTCCTAACGGGTGAGCTTTACTGGAATACAATTGTCCGGGCGATCTATGAAGTAGCGGCTGACTTCACCCCTTCCCTGAAGCAAACCTTGCAGTTTTACCCCGATAAGGAAGCTGTACGCGGCCTAATCAATCAGGTACTCCAGACCCACCAGCCTAAAACGGGCGTCTTTCAATTGCAAGCGATCAGTGGCCGGGTAAAGTGGGTGCGCCTGCGAGCAAACGTGCATCTGGAACGAGACGTTTGTACCACAATACATGGCACCCTAGAGGATATTACCCAAGAACGGGCCAGCATCCAGGCTAATCTGGCGCAAGAGCAGCAGTTTCACCAGGCGTTTGACTTTGCCCCAATCGGCATGGCCCTGGTTTCATTGGCCGGAAACTGGCTTAAAGCCAACGACAGTTTGTGCCAGCTTCTAGGCTACACCGAAGCCGAACTCAGGCAGATTACCTTCCAGGAAATCACATTCGGTGATGACCTTGCTTCGGATCTTAACCAGATGCACCGACTGCTAGCGGGTACAATTGATCGATACAGCATCGAAAAACGATACATCCATAAACGGGGGCAGCTGATTTGGACACTCCTACATGTATCGCTGGTACGCGATCAGCAAAACACGCCCCTTTATTTTGTGTCTCAAATCAAGGACATCTCCGAACGCAAGAACTATATCGAACTCTTGCAATGGCAGCGGCAGCGCCTGGATAACATTATTCAAAGCACGGGGGTGGGCACCTGGGAGTGGGATGTACCGAGTGATAACGTTATCTGTAATCCCAGAGCCTCAGCGATCGTAGGCTACGATCCAGATGAACTGAGCGATTGCCAAATGACGGCCTGGCATAAATTGATTCATCCCGATGACCAGTTAGCCAATACCCAGTTGCTGACCCAGTGTTTCCAGCATCAAATGGATTTTTATGTCAGTGAATGTCGAATGCGGCACAAAGATGGCTACTGGATTTGGGTCGAAATTCGAGGTAAAGTCATGGAGTGGACCTCGAGCGGTCAGCCGCGATTTATGTTGGGCACTTACCTAGATATTCATGCGCGCAGGAGCTTACAGGAAGAACAGCGAAAAACGCTAACCGTTGTCAGTAATCAGAACAGTCGGCTGTTGAATTTTGCCCATATCGTTTCCCACAATTTGCGCTCTCACGCGGGTAACATTCAAATGTTAACGGATATGCTGATTCAGGAAGTCGATGAGCAGGAACGGCAGGAGTATATTACCATGCTTCAATTGAACGCCACTAATTTACAGGAAACCTTATTGCATCTAAATGAGGTCATCAACGTACAGGCCGTCGACAAAAGAAGTAAAAAACCAGTTGGACTACGCCACGAAGTAGAGCGCATTCTGACTATCTTGTCCGAGCCGCTTCGGCAGGTTGAGGCGCAGGTACAGACCGAGATTAGCGAGCAGCTTGTGGTTCACTACGATCCAGCTTACCTAGAAAGTGTCTTGTTGAACTTGGTCAGCAACTGCATCAAATATCGGCACCCTGATCGGGTGCTCAGTATCCGATTGGTAGCCCTACCGGTTGCCGAGGGTCACCAGCTACAAGTGATTGACAATGGGGTAGGGATTGACCTAAAGCGGCATGGCCATAAGCTTTTTGGCATGTACAAAACCTTTCACGGCAATGCCGATGCGCGGGGCATTGGTCTATTCTTAATTAAACATCAAATCGAAGCGATGGCCGGTCAGCTCTCGGTCGAGAGCCAGGTTAACGCGGGCACAACCTTTACCGTAACCATTCAAGCATAA
- a CDS encoding BfmA/BtgA family mobilization protein, producing MAIHEHTTLSLERTTVEQLDRLAKQYGLTKKGLVEAMIQYFNATKADPRDHKTDNPTDAIKALDRRLISFIKQQEKEQLRPIKDELVLISRKLYELDDAKTGVGKIEHLRKMNERLRLIAEKVGVSM from the coding sequence GTGGCAATACACGAGCATACAACGCTGAGCCTTGAGCGGACTACTGTCGAGCAGTTGGACCGATTGGCCAAGCAGTACGGACTAACCAAAAAAGGACTTGTCGAAGCGATGATTCAGTATTTCAACGCCACCAAGGCCGACCCCCGCGACCACAAAACTGATAATCCAACCGACGCCATCAAGGCGCTGGACCGGCGGTTAATCAGCTTCATCAAGCAGCAGGAGAAGGAGCAGTTACGACCCATCAAAGACGAGTTGGTACTCATCAGCCGGAAGCTCTACGAGCTGGACGACGCCAAGACGGGGGTGGGTAAGATCGAGCACCTGCGCAAGATGAACGAGCGGTTACGACTCATCGCCGAGAAGGTCGGCGTCAGCATGTAA
- a CDS encoding replication initiation protein: MKQIEVRHHNAITTARYEYSELQLDIFFYLLSQLRKESPDKVYEIIVKDLSNLTGKEYHYAYLREATEQMGSRMFEVETDQSLKQMWMFDRVEYMKGTGRIQIEFTNSIRPYLFELKDNFTSFQLYSALRLSSKYAKRIYAICSQWKDIGETKKTTIQELKKMLYVVDSKGNEKFKQIGEFKRFVLDESVRQINERTDLHISYTLEKQGRSFKSVAFQVKSQPLAVSPQIAATDLSNNNAPTGINDQQAHNARLFIEKINIKDARIVAQIMNSGDLVKQVNKFAYELQSGKIKADKNPAGLLLTILGLKTKKEV; the protein is encoded by the coding sequence ATGAAACAAATAGAAGTAAGACACCATAACGCTATCACAACAGCACGTTACGAATACTCTGAGTTACAGCTAGATATATTTTTTTACTTACTTTCCCAACTGCGTAAGGAGAGCCCTGATAAAGTCTATGAAATCATTGTGAAAGACCTCTCTAATCTCACAGGGAAGGAATATCACTATGCTTACTTGAGAGAAGCGACTGAGCAAATGGGATCGCGGATGTTCGAAGTAGAGACAGATCAGAGTCTGAAACAGATGTGGATGTTCGATCGAGTTGAGTATATGAAAGGGACTGGCCGTATTCAAATCGAGTTTACAAACTCGATCCGCCCATACTTATTCGAACTGAAAGACAACTTTACTTCATTCCAACTTTATTCCGCTCTTCGTCTTTCTAGCAAGTACGCCAAGCGTATTTATGCAATTTGTAGCCAGTGGAAAGACATTGGCGAAACAAAGAAGACTACTATTCAAGAATTAAAGAAGATGCTATATGTGGTAGATAGTAAGGGCAACGAGAAATTTAAGCAAATAGGAGAATTCAAGCGATTTGTGTTAGATGAGTCCGTGAGACAAATTAATGAGCGAACAGACTTACATATAAGCTATACTCTAGAGAAGCAAGGACGTTCATTTAAGAGTGTTGCCTTTCAAGTCAAGTCACAGCCGTTAGCAGTGTCTCCACAGATTGCAGCTACGGATTTATCCAACAACAACGCTCCGACTGGCATAAACGACCAGCAAGCTCATAACGCCCGTTTGTTTATTGAGAAAATAAATATCAAGGATGCGCGCATAGTAGCTCAAATTATGAACAGCGGTGACCTTGTCAAGCAAGTCAATAAGTTCGCTTACGAACTACAGAGCGGTAAGATAAAAGCTGACAAAAATCCTGCGGGTCTGCTTTTGACAATATTAGGCTTAAAAACTAAAAAAGAGGTTTAA